A stretch of Schistocerca cancellata isolate TAMUIC-IGC-003103 chromosome 3, iqSchCanc2.1, whole genome shotgun sequence DNA encodes these proteins:
- the LOC126176038 gene encoding longitudinals lacking protein, isoforms A/B/D/L-like, which translates to MSSTEESIFDETFDINCIDNNQRTDYLYKCNTCCKLYKSQRSLVRHIRYECGQPPQFHCPYCTEKSHRKYNLEVHIKRKHNQCIGMMKPRCHLLK; encoded by the exons ATGTCATCCACTGAAGAAAGTATATTTGATGAAACATTTGACATAAACTGCATAGATAACAACCAGAGAACAGATTATCTGTACAAATGTAACACTTGTTGTAAGCTGTACAAATCTCAAAGAAGTTTGGTGAGGCATATCAGATATGAGTGTGGACAACCACCTCAATTCCATTGTCCTTACTGCACTGAAAAAAGTCATCGCAAGTATAATTTAGAAGTCCACATTAAACGTAAACATAATCAG TGTATTGGCATGATGAAACCCAGATGTCATCTACTGAAGTAA